The following proteins are co-located in the Scomber scombrus chromosome 2, fScoSco1.1, whole genome shotgun sequence genome:
- the ubl5 gene encoding ubiquitin-like protein 5, giving the protein MIEVVCNDRLGKKVRIKCNSEDTIGDLKKLIAAQTGTRHDKIVLKKWYTIFKDHVSLGDYEIHDGMNLELYYQ; this is encoded by the exons aTGATCGAGGTGGTTTGCAACGATCGTTTGGGCAAAAAAGTCCGGATCAAGTGCAA CTCTGAGGATACAATTGGAGATCTGAAGAAGCTCATTGCTGCACAGACAGGAACGCGACATGACAAGATTGTATTAAAGAAATG GTATACCATATTCAAGGACCATGTGTCTCTCGGTGACT ATGAAATTCATGATGGGATGAACCTGGAGCTGTACTATCAGTAA